Within Clostridia bacterium, the genomic segment TCGGCGCGAACACGGTGATTACAGGCCGCAGCACGCAGGCACTGGAAGAGACATCAAGACGCATCCGCCAGGCCGGCGGGCAATGCGAAGCCGTTCAATGCGACGTGATGGTGTACCGCGATGTCGAGCAGTTGGGTGCGCACGTTGAGAAAACTTTCGGACGCGCAGACATCCTGGTGAACAATGCAGGTGTCGGCGCATTCAGCGCACCGTTGCACCAGCTTCCTCCAGACGACTGGGACCAGGTGTTGAACACGAATCTGCGCGGCGTCTACTACTGCATTCGCGCATTTGCTCCCATGATGATTGGAGCGAAAACGGGGCACATCATCAACATCTCGTCGATAGCATCAAAGAATGCGCTGCCGAACGGCGCCGCCTATGCAGCTTCCAAGTGGGGACTGAACGGATTAAGTTATTCGGTCGCGGAAGAACTGCGAACGCACAATATCCGTGTTTCCGTCATCTGCCCGGGTTCGACAAATACCGATCTCAGTCCGCATACAGGCAAAGATGTTTCCAGGATGTTGAAGCCCGAAGATGTCGCTCATGCTGTCGCAATGCTGGTGACACAGGCTCCGCAATCGTTCGTTAGCGAGATTGTGCTGCGTCCAACCAGAAAACCGTAAGGTCTGTTTGCGCGCCAAACTGTATTTGGAGGACCTTGATGACCGAAGTGACGAGGATCGCCGATCAGCTACGCAGAGCGTTCGAAGGTCCTGCGTGGTCAGGGCCTTGCCTGCTTGAAGTTGTGCAGGGTTTAACGGCAGCAGAAGCGGCCCGCCACGCCGGAGCCGACGCTCACAGCATGTGGGAAATAGTCCTGCACGTAGGTGCTTGGCATGACATTGTGCGTCGTCGACTGGAAGGGGAAACAATTGCGAATGTGACCGATGAAGAGGACTGGCCGCAGGTGGCCGACACGAGCAACGGTGGCTGGACGGAAGCCATTGCTCGGCTGAAAGCTAGCTACGCGGCACTGCACGCAGCCGTGCTGGCACATCCTTTCGAGCGGCTTTCAACGACGGTTCCCGGCAAGGATTACTCGTTCTACGTGATGTTGCATGGAGCGGCGCAGCACGACCTTTACCATGCCGGGCAGATAGCATTGCTGCGGAAGTTTGCCGGCCCGCAATAGACGATGGGCAAGGGCTTAAGGTTTGTAATTCAAAGTTCCCGGTGCTACCATCCGAGGGCTTAGGAACACTCCCCAGGAGGTCCAAAAATGTCAGATGAAAGCAACAACGGAATCCTTTGGTTTTTAGCGGGACTGGGCGTCGGCGCAGCACTTGGTGTCTTGTACGCGCCCAAGTCTGGCCGTGAAACTCGTGAAAGCATCCTGCAGGCCGCCGAAGAGGGTCGCGAGAAAGTTCGTGATCGTGCGCGTCAGTACAAAGAGCAAGCGGCAGACTGGATGGAAAGAAGCAAAGAGGTCGTAGGTCAGCAGAAAGAGCAGTTCCGCTCGGCATTCGAGGCGGGGCGCCAGGCTTATCGAGAGGCCACGACTGAAACGCCAGAGCCTACAAAGCTTTAAGAACTGAACCCGCGAGCGCTGCGGGGTCGCGGCCTGCTCCGCAGACTCGCACTTGACTTGACCAGGGACGGCACAAGGGACCCGACAAGGCATAACGATGGAAAAAGAACTGATACTTACAATCTTTGTTGCGGTAACGGCGATTGCAGTCGTCCTGCAAATGGGCGTTTTATTCGCGCTTTACACGAACGTGAAGAAGACAAGCGAACGCGTGGACGCCTTGGCAAGAAAGATGGAAGCAGAGACGTTTCCCACGCTGCAACAAGCGCGCGAGCTGCTCACCAGCATCAAGCCGAAGGTGGAAACGATCGTCGAGAATCTTACGGCCACAAGCACCATGGTTCGCGAACAGACGGAGCGAGTCGGCCTTACGCTGAATGATGCCGTGGACCGTACTCGCCTACAAGTGGTGCGTGCCGATGAACTGGTTACACGCACACTGGATCGCGTGGAACAAACGACGGAAATGGTGCATCACACTGTGCTCTCGCCAGTCCGGACCATGTCGGCGCTGATGGATGGAGTGCTGGCGGGTGTCGGCACTCTTGTCGCTGCGAAAAAGGTACAGCGTCAGCGTAATACAGTTCCTCAGGACGATATGTTCATTTAGAACAGCACAATCCTTTAGTTTGCGGCGGCGCTTCGGCGCCGCCTTTTCATTGCAGAGACCCGCTTATTTAAGAAACTCGCCCATGCCCGTCGCGGAGGCGGCAGCAGGGGGGAGGGATGAATTGCCGGTGACCTCGAGAATCAACCGGTAGAGGCTCTCGTGCTGAT encodes:
- a CDS encoding SDR family NAD(P)-dependent oxidoreductase, whose translation is MTQQSNRPLLERVAVVTGGGRGIGAAIAESLAMLGANTVITGRSTQALEETSRRIRQAGGQCEAVQCDVMVYRDVEQLGAHVEKTFGRADILVNNAGVGAFSAPLHQLPPDDWDQVLNTNLRGVYYCIRAFAPMMIGAKTGHIINISSIASKNALPNGAAYAASKWGLNGLSYSVAEELRTHNIRVSVICPGSTNTDLSPHTGKDVSRMLKPEDVAHAVAMLVTQAPQSFVSEIVLRPTRKP
- a CDS encoding DinB family protein; its protein translation is MTEVTRIADQLRRAFEGPAWSGPCLLEVVQGLTAAEAARHAGADAHSMWEIVLHVGAWHDIVRRRLEGETIANVTDEEDWPQVADTSNGGWTEAIARLKASYAALHAAVLAHPFERLSTTVPGKDYSFYVMLHGAAQHDLYHAGQIALLRKFAGPQ
- a CDS encoding YtxH domain-containing protein; the protein is MSDESNNGILWFLAGLGVGAALGVLYAPKSGRETRESILQAAEEGREKVRDRARQYKEQAADWMERSKEVVGQQKEQFRSAFEAGRQAYREATTETPEPTKL